The Ahaetulla prasina isolate Xishuangbanna chromosome 3, ASM2864084v1, whole genome shotgun sequence genome window below encodes:
- the DIRAS3 gene encoding GTP-binding protein Di-Ras3, whose product MPEQSNDYRVVVFGAAGVGKSSLVLRFIQGTFRETYIPTVEDTYRQVISCDKNICTLQITDTTGSHQFPAMQRLSMSKGHAFMLVYSVTSRQSVEELQPIYEQICQIKGDIQKVPIILVGNKSDDPQREVGTSEGEVLATKWKCSFMETSAKMNYNVQELFEELLNLEKRRNVSLQVDGKKSKQRRKKDKLRSKCSVM is encoded by the coding sequence ATGCCAGAGCAAAGTAATGATTACCGAGTGGTTGTGTTTGGAGCTGCCGGTGTTGGTAAGAGTTCTTTGGTGCTCCGTTTCATACAGGGGACCTTCCGGGAGACATACATCCCCACGGTTGAAGATACGTATCGCCaggtgatcagctgtgacaaGAACATCTGTACTCTTCAAATCACAGACACCACCGGAAGCCACCAGTTCCCTGCCATGCAGAGGCTCTCGATGTCAAAAGGCCATGCATTCATGTTAGTATACTCTGTGACCAGCAGGCAATCCGTAGAAGAGCTCCAGCCAATCTATGAGCAGATCTGTCAGATCAAAGGAGACATTCAGAAAGTCCCAATTATACTGGTAGGGAACAAAAGTGATGACCCCCAAAGAGAAGTGGGCACCAGTGAAGGAGAAGTCCTCGCCACAAAATGGAAATGCTCCTTCATGGAGACCTCAGCCAAAATGAACTACAATGTGCAGGAGCTTTTTGAAGAGCTTCTTAATttggaaaagagaagaaatgtAAGTCTGCAGGTGGATGGCAAGAAATCAAAGCAGCGGCGAAAGAAAGATAAACTGAGAAGCAAATGTTCTGTGATGTGA